From Oncorhynchus gorbuscha isolate QuinsamMale2020 ecotype Even-year unplaced genomic scaffold, OgorEven_v1.0 Un_scaffold_14614, whole genome shotgun sequence:
CGTTTGGTGGAAAAAATTATAGAGGAAGACAAGTGTTTCCAAAGTCGTCAGCAGTGTGCATCATGTGATTCTAACCAATAATGAGTAGGCATTGGCTTCTAATTGtctactaattggttgatgatgtcattggaagcACGTATCCACCTATTTATTTTACTACAAAACAGAAACGTGCCATTTTCACGTGTTGATGTTGGGTTGTGCTGGAGAGGAATTCAAAGTGGAAAATGTTTTACATTTCCTTTAAACTTGCCTCTGTGGCTGATTTCTCATTCTGCACCCTCTGTTAAAAGCAGTCTGCTGTTTCTTCAGTCTcttttctcatcctctctctttctccttccaggTTTAACTCACATCATCACCATGGACTTACATCAGAAGGAGATTCAGGGCTTCTTCAGTTTTCCAGTGGACAACCTGCGTGCCTCCCCCTTCCTGCTTCAGTACATCCAGGAGGAGGTAACCATCTTACTCTAGCTCATGTGCCATGCCTGGTAGTAAAGTTGTAAGATAGTAAACTACACTCAGCAGCCTATTCAATGTCAAATGTGGGCTCCTCTCACTTCCCTTCAGGTCCCAGATTACAGAAACGCCATTATTGTTGCAAAGTCACCGTCTGCTGCTAAGAGGTAACATACTATTTAGTTACGGAGGCCTGGAGTGTGATCATCTAATGTACATAATGTAAAAGGGTTTCTGCATTTCTCCGGTGTTATCTTGCTTTTGTCTTTCAGAGCTCAGTCCTATGCAGAGCGACTGCGTTTGGGCCTGGCAGTGATGCATGGCGAGGCTCAGTGTTCAGAGTCTGACATGGCGGACGGACGACACTCTCCCCCCTGTGTCCGTAACACCTCAGGACACCCTGGGCTGGAGTTGCCTTGTAAGACCTCTCTAGAAGCCCTATATAGCTTATAGCTTGGTAACTAGCCAGGTGTAGTTGTCGTTAGTCTGCCATCAGATCAAATTGaaactgtatctttgtctgtagCTTCCCCAATTCTTTAGTGTTGGTCAGGCTGTGTCTGTAAGATATAGATGGATGCATAGATGCCTGTACTAGTCAATGGTTGCATCCAAAAATATGTTGTGTAGTGTGAAATGTTCAAGTCTCTGAATTATTTGAATAATTATTTCAAACTCCCAAAATATCCGTGGCAAAATCCTCATCATATGGATTTAATGTCAGCACTAACGGCTTCATAAGTGATGATTCTGCTATAACCATTTCAACACCTGACATTATTTTGAAAGGATCTTGAATTGTGTAGCCTATTTACTGCACGTTCTAATTCCACACATACACTGCCTCTACTAATGTTGCGACCTTAGCCTCCCTAAAATGTAAAGGCATTCATACCAAATCGTTTTAGAATGATTTGCATGTTTAAAAATGACATTTTGAATAAGAGAACATacattttgtttttcattttgaGAGAATGACAGTAACTTGATATTGGAGATGTCTCATTTTCTCAGTACATTTGCGGTAAGGCTGTTAAAACAGTCGGGTCTGACAACATGGTCAGACTTTCTGTCTGGGCtttgtgtcattggcaaatgACTCCAGAGTATTTATTATGCCAACTGGCTGTGTCCCCCTTCAGCTTTAGTGTTTGTAataatatttgtattatttactTAATTAATTATCCTTGACTTAAAAAATCCTCTTATTGTAAGCTTGGGTCAGTTGCAAACTGTCCTACACATTTCTTGAATGAATACGCTTAGAGGAATGGTTTTGGATTCTTCACGGGTTAGCTTTGAAGATTTTGCTTCATGTAAGAGGATTTTCCCAGTCCTGGCTTTATGTCTTCGTACTCTGTTATGTCCAGTCTCTGTGGATGTGTGTTAACGTGGTGTTTATTTGTTGATAATAGCTGGCAGCAAACAACAAGCTCCGTTCCCAGGCATAGAGCTCCCAAGTACGACCGTAAACTTAATTCCCTTTTGACCACCAAATGGTTCCTCTCCAAATGGTTCCTAAATGCGTGCATGTAGTGATCAAGGGTTTTCGAATCATCTTGCCAACAAACAGTCTTAAGTGCAAGGTCCTCAGTTGTGATTGAGGAAAGCATAACAAAGACAATCAATGGACCAATTACAAATGATCTGGATCAGTTAGTTGATGTGGTCCAGCGCTACAGATCCATAGTGGGTGTACTGACGCCTATGTACCCTCACTGCATACTGTAGATGAGATCCTCATCAGGAATGGATCAATGTCTTCCTTGATCCACAGTCAGGTCTCCAGCAGTGTGTCGGTGTCAGAGGCAGAGACTTCAGACTGTTCTGCAAGATGACCTGAAAGCCCTCCGTTAGTTGCTTTGCGAGACTCTCTTCAATCATCTGACAAATGGAACCATTTCTCCCAGAttcatgtttttattttcatCTGGACTCATCTTGCCAATCAACACATCATGCTTCCCTATTGAAGCCTCGCCCGAAGGAGTCTGATTAACACCTGGCCTTCAGAAATGCATGTTTTGAATACTAATTAAGCATGCCTTTGATATGTGGGCCTAATACATCATGATAGGAAGAGGAAACAGGATGATCCTTTTTTTTCAGAATCTAAAGCAAAGATCCAGATTTTTGGGTGGGTGGCAACATGTTGTTATTGTGTGTGCTGctgaacacacagtacagtacaccacagtaggTCAGGTCAGGGTTATGTTGTGTTCACCCTCTTCCCTGCTGCCTATACAAACCAGTGGGCTGCCATGTCACACACCTTGGGCCTTTCCACATTTAAATAACTATAAATCCTAAACGTGGACCCTACATGTCAATAACAACACATCTACTGGTTTGGGTGTGAATATGCAAATCTGATTTTATATACCTCAAACCATGACTATCATATATTATTTGTATTATAGCATATGTTTTCCTTAGCTCAGCAATGCTGGCTTCTAGCATCATTGAGAGGATTGCTGAGATCTTCAGGCTTTTCAACTCTTGCCTCATATATCCAAGACAAGTTTATCTCTAACATATGTGTAGGGCTAACTATAGTTTTTACCAGATCGTTTTGATTCATTTCTATATTCTACCTGAATATATTCTAGGTAGTACCTCTTCAAGACTACAGAAGGTTTTAAGACCTAGTGGTGATGTTGATGCAttttgaaaagctgaaatgttccAGTGCTTATTATTGCTTGTGTGTGGTCCCCTGTAAGGAAGGCATGTGTTCCAGGAAGGAATGTGTTCCTGGCATGAACCTGTGTTCCCTGCTCATCTCTAGCTTCCACTCCCACAATCAGCTTCCCCACTCTGGCTGGCTGATTGTCCATCCGCTGATTGTGCGCTTCCCCCATTGACTGACAACAGTGGTGTTCAATAAGACAAACCTGGAACATTAGTAAGCGTGTGATTACCTCATCAGTGCTTGTCCGCCTCTATCGTTTTTGATGGATTAACGACAAGATTAGGTTGTGCATATTGTTATATGCAAACTGTTGCCAAATGTCTGCACTGAGCTCTGagcagacagtgtgtagtggagGCAATTTAATATCAGCGTCTGATTGGGTATGCTGGGCAAAAAGCCTGTCATGTTGATTATCCTTGTGCTGGAATGAGTTTGGCATTCCATTTAAATCTATAAGATTATAATTTGGACAATTGACAGAATTTATCTAATTTCCCAATTTACATCTCATTTTGAAAAGAGAATTTTAGTCAGTTACCCAGAAGGGGGGGAATtgcatggaacattaactattaATTGAAGAATACATAATCATAACAGTGATTGAAATTGGACTTTGTAATTGTGGAAATCTcatacttttgtacccattttaCCCAATCTACTCTGAGATGTATCCTCATTAGTTTGACTGTTTATGcctatgtatactgtatgtgatgaCTAGCAGTGACCAGTTCGTTCTTCCTTTTCAGTAATGATGGCCAAGGAGAAGCCCCCGATCACTGTTGTAGGAGATGTGGGAGGAAGAATCGCCATCATTGTTGTAAGAAATGTGCCCATTTGTTTGGGCCATTTGTGGTTTTGTCCTGCAAGGTCTGTGCTAAAATGAGCCAATTGAAATGAATTTGCAACATTTTGCCACATTGTATTTAATAACAGAATATGACAGCCTTAGATTATGGATGAAGGAACTACAGGCGTACATAATTTCCAATCCCGTGGTTGCCGTTCTTTCCCAGGATGACATCATCGACGACGTGGAGGACTTTGTGGCAGCAGCTGAGATTCTGAAGGAGAGAGGAGCTTATAAGATCTACATCATGGCTACACATGGGCTGCTGTCTGCCGATGCCCCCCGTCTTATTGAGGAGTCCGCCATCGACGAGGTGAGATACAGAttgtaggatcttcatttcagGCAgtctgctacagcaggaaaataatcctgcagcaacaggaaatgtggattataattaatagaTGTTTTtgaggggttgatacatttttcatgagGGGAAAAtcaagtggaaatgacaaacttcagaagccttttaaacTTCAATTACACTACAAGTTTTAGATTTCTTGCATTACatttcctgcaacagggtgatcaaattaagatcctccaTCTGTAACAGCAGCCCTGTGTTCTGAATTTATCACTACATCTTGAATGGGGAAGTGCTCAGTTCCTCATCGTAAAAGCTTTTCAGTCACTTTACAAAAGAAAGGCACTGGCAACACTTTCTTATGTACCACCTGTGTGCAAGATATTGCAACTTGATTCGTATGATGTTTCATTGCCTGTATAAAGGCTGTTACAAGATATGGTAGTCAGGCACAGTTCAGTCTGGGTATGAGACTAAATAGACCACGCCGACGAACGGTTGAAAGCAGCGGGTGGCCCGGCCGTCCTATCGCCTTTGACCACAGTACATCGTCCatcattttatatttattttcaagCGATTCTACATGTAACATTAACACTGTTCGTGGACACCCAGCAGGTGATCTACTGCACACGGCCAACCTTCATTATAGTGTTTCCTCCTctgttccctgtctgtctgccccccAGGTGGTGGTGACTAACACCGTCCCTCACGAGGTACAGAAGCTCCAGTGTCCCAAGATCAAGACCGTGGACGTCAGTATGATCCTGGCCGAGGCCATCCGCCGCATCCACAACGGGGAGTCCATGGCCTACCTGTTCCGCAACATAACGGTGGACGACTAAGGCCAGAGACGGTTGAGTTTGTGCTAGGTGAGGTGTTAGGAGAAAACTGGTGGTGTATACGCTatgctcccctcatctcctcagtGCTAGAAATGCATACTCTCCCTGTTGTCTGCACCTTCACACACAGCCTAGTTCCGATGACTAGGACGAGGGGAGTACCGTCATCATATCCTCTTACAAACCAATAAAATGCATTTTCATCAGCTTTTAGTGCCCGAAACATAACATGGAGTTGCTCAATAAAAGCGATAAAAGAAACAAAAAGTTGAGCAATACTAAAAGGTTGATTTCACGTGCATATTTGTTGTCaggtcattttttttttttgccttacTATGCTAAGGTCTGGCAAACCAGCAATGCATGAATTACTGTACCTCACCTCCATGGtagttttgatgtattttttaattcctccatgcttcaagataTGAAGGGATTTGTTATTTTGTTGGTTCACTGTTCACTGTTTTTCCCACCTGAGTAAAAGGTGTAGGGTGAGTGTTATGATGAAAACTAGCTTTCCTTGTCTAGCCCAGGGGtgggaaaaatata
This genomic window contains:
- the LOC124030731 gene encoding phosphoribosyl pyrophosphate synthase-associated protein 1-like, with the translated sequence LTHIITMDLHQKEIQGFFSFPVDNLRASPFLLQYIQEEVPDYRNAIIVAKSPSAAKRAQSYAERLRLGLAVMHGEAQCSESDMADGRHSPPCVRNTSGHPGLELPSGSKQQAPFPGIELPIMMAKEKPPITVVGDVGGRIAIIVDDIIDDVEDFVAAAEILKERGAYKIYIMATHGLLSADAPRLIEESAIDEVVVTNTVPHEVQKLQCPKIKTVDVSMILAEAIRRIHNGESMAYLFRNITVDD